The following proteins are co-located in the Pseudarthrobacter siccitolerans genome:
- a CDS encoding sortase domain-containing protein, which translates to MTTRNPGHRGGLGASTAAGILLALSLAGCTAGPGTTPDAGASPSAFASSTAPPAVTSPAVTAAPPAAAAAPSAQQLPAVLGASAPVTLSIPSIGVRTDLLHLGLEDNGSLKVPEDTGNGAPAGWYNGSPTPGERGPSVFLGHVNALGGHKGVFADLRKLTAGAEINVSRADGSTAVFNVEHGALYPKNGFPTLEVYGNTPGAELRLITCDGYDPATGLFDDNYVIYAKLRA; encoded by the coding sequence GTGACAACCAGGAATCCCGGCCACCGCGGAGGTCTCGGGGCCTCCACGGCGGCCGGGATTCTGCTCGCGCTTTCCCTGGCCGGCTGCACCGCAGGACCCGGCACCACTCCCGACGCCGGAGCGTCCCCTTCCGCCTTCGCCTCATCGACGGCGCCTCCCGCGGTTACGTCCCCGGCTGTGACCGCAGCACCGCCGGCTGCCGCCGCAGCCCCGTCCGCCCAACAGCTTCCGGCGGTGCTTGGCGCTTCGGCTCCTGTGACCCTGAGTATTCCCTCGATCGGGGTCCGGACAGACCTACTCCATCTGGGGCTGGAGGACAACGGCTCCCTGAAGGTACCGGAGGACACCGGCAACGGCGCACCGGCGGGCTGGTACAACGGCTCACCGACCCCCGGTGAACGCGGCCCGTCAGTTTTCCTGGGCCACGTCAATGCCCTGGGCGGCCACAAGGGCGTCTTCGCTGACCTGCGCAAGCTCACAGCCGGGGCAGAGATCAACGTTTCCCGGGCCGACGGCAGCACCGCGGTATTCAACGTGGAGCACGGCGCCCTGTACCCCAAAAACGGGTTCCCCACCCTCGAGGTTTATGGCAACACTCCGGGGGCTGAACTCCGGTTGATCACCTGCGACGGCTACGACCCCGCTACCGGCCTCTTCGACGACAACTACGTCATCTACGCCAAACTCAGGGCCTGA
- a CDS encoding alkaline phosphatase family protein produces MLGSRQGVGRRARPGRSSRQHLVVLLLVLAALLSGCQPAPTPPEPEHTGAPRHVFVINLENQGYDRVFEAGSAAPYLSGTLRSQGVLLTSYYGIAHDSLPNYLAQISGQPPNDRTSRDCPTFTPVTSSRRDSQGRVLGKGCVYPADVPTLAGQLTSAGRTWKGYMEDMHSPCQHPALGAEDDHRGATPGDQYATRHNPFVYFRSITDSPACDSNVVNYNALARDLASTDTTPNLSYITPNLCHDGHDQPCVDGTTGGIAAADQWLGTAVPAILASPAFRQDGLLIITLDEADGGRTGPSGAVAGGAEGGKVGALVLSPFTPAGSTSDTPYNHYSLLASIEDFFSLPRLAGARDPGVNTFGSDVYKARA; encoded by the coding sequence GTGCTCGGCAGTCGACAGGGCGTAGGGCGGCGAGCCCGCCCCGGACGGAGCTCCCGGCAGCACCTGGTGGTGCTGCTGCTGGTCCTTGCGGCCCTCCTTTCGGGCTGTCAGCCGGCCCCGACCCCTCCGGAGCCTGAGCACACCGGTGCGCCCAGGCATGTATTTGTGATCAACTTGGAGAACCAGGGATACGACCGGGTTTTCGAGGCCGGGTCCGCCGCACCCTACCTGTCAGGGACGTTGCGGTCCCAGGGGGTGCTGTTGACCAGTTACTACGGGATTGCCCATGATTCATTGCCCAACTACCTCGCCCAGATCTCCGGCCAGCCGCCGAATGACCGCACATCCCGGGATTGCCCCACGTTCACCCCCGTGACCTCGTCCCGGAGGGACAGCCAGGGGCGGGTGCTGGGCAAAGGCTGTGTATATCCAGCCGATGTCCCAACGCTCGCCGGGCAGCTGACCTCAGCCGGGAGGACGTGGAAGGGCTACATGGAAGACATGCACTCACCGTGCCAGCATCCCGCCCTCGGCGCCGAGGATGACCACCGCGGCGCCACCCCGGGGGACCAATACGCCACACGCCACAACCCGTTTGTCTACTTCCGCTCCATCACCGACTCCCCCGCCTGCGACAGCAACGTGGTCAACTACAATGCACTGGCCCGCGATCTCGCTTCAACGGACACCACCCCAAACCTTTCGTACATCACTCCGAACCTGTGCCATGACGGGCACGATCAGCCCTGCGTTGACGGCACCACCGGCGGCATCGCGGCAGCGGACCAGTGGCTGGGCACCGCGGTGCCAGCAATCCTTGCCTCACCTGCCTTCCGGCAGGACGGGTTGCTGATCATCACTCTGGATGAGGCCGACGGCGGGCGGACCGGACCGTCAGGAGCGGTCGCCGGGGGCGCGGAGGGCGGGAAGGTGGGCGCCCTGGTCCTGTCCCCGTTCACGCCCGCGGGTTCAACCAGCGACACGCCCTACAACCACTACAGCCTGCTGGCCAGCATCGAAGACTTCTTCTCCCTGCCCCGCCTGGCCGGCGCCCGTGACCCTGGCGTGAACACCTTCGGATCCGACGTGTACAAGGCCCGCGCCTGA
- a CDS encoding SgcJ/EcaC family oxidoreductase: MDDSEVRRLYEGLIAAWNRRDARGMAELFRERGLQIGFDGSTATGPDEILEHLAPIFRDHATAAYVSKVREVRPLGPGTALLIAITGLVPPGQTDVSPATIAHQTLVAVREDGIWGIELFQNTPAQFHGRPELVNAMTAELQQMLAG, translated from the coding sequence ATGGATGATTCAGAAGTCCGCAGGCTGTACGAGGGGTTGATCGCGGCCTGGAACCGGCGGGATGCCCGGGGTATGGCGGAACTTTTCCGGGAGCGCGGGCTCCAGATCGGATTCGACGGTAGCACCGCAACGGGGCCGGACGAGATCTTGGAGCACTTGGCCCCGATCTTCAGGGACCATGCAACGGCCGCTTACGTCTCCAAGGTGCGGGAAGTGCGCCCGCTGGGGCCCGGCACCGCGCTGCTGATCGCCATCACCGGCCTGGTACCGCCCGGGCAGACCGACGTATCCCCGGCCACCATCGCGCACCAGACTCTGGTGGCCGTCCGCGAAGACGGCATCTGGGGCATCGAGCTCTTCCAGAACACGCCGGCCCAGTTCCACGGCAGGCCCGAGCTGGTGAACGCGATGACCGCCGAGCTGCAGCAGATGCTTGCAGGGTGA
- a CDS encoding amino acid transporter produces the protein MTTLSRPPADPSAPRPHGAAAVRNWLLFGLQDSKGAHPGPGGRIAVHEKKHPWWQVMCLTGVDYFSTLGYQPAIAALAAGVISPLATMVLVAVTLLGALPVYRRVAGESHRGEGSIAMLERLLPRWGGKLFVLVLLGFAATDFMITMTLSAADASAHLIQNPVAPGWLQGQNVPVTLFLLALLAAVFLRGFREAIGVAVVLVVLYLGLNAVVVAATLIQVFAHPLAMDNWWTSLWTSHGNPLMAVAIALLVFPKLALGLSGFETGVAVMPQVRGEENDTEENPAGRIRGTRRMLTTAAVVMSGFLLTTSFITVVLIPEGEFLPGGQANGRALAYLAHEYLGVGFGSIYDVSTIAILWFAGASAMAGLLNLVPRYLPRYGMAPAWAKGVRPLVLVFTLVGFLITFLFEADVDAQGGAYATGVLVLMTSAAVAVTLSARRRRQNKRTFGFGAIAVVFSYTTLANIFERPEGIRIAGVFILGIIAISLLSRVRRSFELHATRVHLNRPALEFMSDTLEGPIAIIAHEPLRTSREAYGGKLASAIEVSHLPLDREALFLEVIVDDSSDFETELQVHGVVRHGYRILEVHGPVVPNTIASVLLHIRDVTGLMPHIYFRWTEGNPVTNLVRFLFLGEGEIAPVTREVLREAVPDVTRRPWVHVG, from the coding sequence ATGACCACGTTGAGCAGGCCTCCGGCTGACCCCTCGGCCCCCAGGCCGCACGGAGCCGCAGCAGTGCGCAACTGGTTGCTGTTCGGGCTCCAGGACAGCAAAGGCGCCCACCCGGGCCCCGGCGGGAGAATAGCCGTCCACGAGAAAAAGCATCCGTGGTGGCAGGTTATGTGCCTCACAGGCGTGGACTATTTCTCCACCCTTGGATACCAGCCGGCCATCGCAGCGCTCGCCGCCGGCGTCATCTCGCCACTGGCCACCATGGTGCTGGTGGCCGTGACCTTGCTGGGCGCACTGCCGGTGTACCGGCGGGTTGCGGGCGAGAGCCACCGCGGGGAAGGCTCGATCGCCATGCTTGAGCGTCTGCTGCCCCGCTGGGGTGGAAAGCTCTTCGTCCTGGTCCTGCTCGGGTTCGCCGCCACCGACTTCATGATCACCATGACCCTGTCCGCGGCTGACGCCAGTGCGCACCTCATCCAAAACCCGGTCGCGCCCGGTTGGCTTCAGGGCCAGAATGTTCCCGTCACCCTCTTCCTGCTGGCACTGTTGGCGGCGGTGTTCCTGCGGGGGTTCCGGGAAGCCATCGGCGTCGCGGTGGTCCTCGTGGTCCTGTACCTGGGCCTCAATGCTGTGGTCGTCGCCGCCACGCTTATCCAGGTCTTCGCCCACCCGCTGGCAATGGACAACTGGTGGACCAGCCTCTGGACTTCCCATGGCAACCCGCTGATGGCCGTCGCCATCGCCCTGCTGGTCTTCCCCAAACTTGCCCTTGGCCTCTCAGGGTTCGAGACCGGCGTCGCCGTTATGCCCCAGGTGCGGGGAGAGGAGAACGACACCGAAGAGAACCCGGCAGGCCGCATCCGGGGAACGCGGCGCATGCTCACCACAGCCGCCGTCGTCATGAGCGGATTCCTGCTCACCACCAGCTTCATTACGGTCGTCCTGATCCCGGAGGGGGAATTCCTGCCCGGCGGCCAGGCAAACGGGCGTGCCCTGGCCTACCTCGCCCATGAATACCTCGGCGTCGGTTTCGGCAGCATCTACGACGTCAGCACCATCGCAATTCTGTGGTTTGCCGGAGCCTCCGCCATGGCAGGCCTGCTGAACCTAGTGCCCAGATACCTGCCCCGGTACGGCATGGCCCCCGCCTGGGCCAAGGGGGTGCGGCCGCTGGTACTCGTCTTCACCCTGGTCGGATTCCTCATCACCTTCCTCTTCGAAGCCGACGTCGACGCCCAGGGCGGCGCGTATGCCACCGGCGTCCTGGTGCTCATGACCTCCGCGGCTGTTGCCGTCACCCTCTCGGCCCGCCGTCGGCGCCAGAACAAACGCACCTTTGGCTTCGGCGCGATCGCCGTGGTGTTCAGCTACACCACGCTGGCCAACATCTTTGAACGGCCCGAAGGCATCCGCATCGCAGGGGTCTTCATCCTGGGCATCATCGCGATCTCCCTGCTCTCCCGCGTCCGCCGCTCCTTTGAACTTCACGCCACCCGCGTCCACCTGAACCGGCCGGCGCTGGAGTTCATGTCTGACACCCTCGAGGGACCCATCGCCATCATCGCCCATGAACCGCTCCGGACATCCCGGGAGGCCTACGGCGGCAAGCTTGCCTCGGCCATCGAAGTCAGCCACCTCCCGCTCGACCGGGAGGCCCTGTTCCTGGAGGTCATCGTGGATGACTCCTCCGACTTTGAAACAGAACTCCAGGTTCACGGGGTGGTCCGCCACGGGTACAGGATCCTCGAAGTTCACGGGCCCGTTGTCCCGAACACTATCGCCTCTGTCCTGCTCCACATCAGGGACGTCACCGGGCTGATGCCTCACATCTACTTCCGCTGGACCGAAGGCAATCCGGTCACCAACCTGGTGAGATTCCTGTTCCTCGGCGAAGGCGAAATCGCTCCCGTCACCAGGGAAGTGCTGCGCGAGGCCGTCCCGGACGTAACCAGGCGCCCCTGGGTCCATGTCGGCTGA
- a CDS encoding AMP-binding protein has translation MTTYTELAGVSFAAQLARFGDRTAVSTNKETLSYRELARRVEDVARSFGPHRRLVALEAENTLPSLVAYLAALQSGNPLLILPAGGGSAGEALEAAYDPDVVVRASDGEAVLDVRREQSHHDLHPELALLLSTSGSTGSPKLVRLSADSIQANAAAIAQYLQLRPSDTAATTLPLSYCYGMSVVNSHLLAGASLALTDLSVVDPCFWELVRTENVTSFAAVPYTFDLLDHVGFADMDVPSLRYITQAGGRLAPDRVRSYAELGRRQGWDLFVMYGQTEATARMAYLPPDQAAENPHAIGVPVPGGSFRLEPVPGLEACELVYAGPNVMLGYAEQPEDLGLGRVITELHTGDLARRSPDGLYEIVGRRSRFVKIVGLRVDLGQVERILADLGVTAAAAGSDQAVVAAAEGDHDLSLIAKTLAQDLGLPRAAVELFAVEAIPRLANGKPDYPAVAALAGEKEDDGGRPAAAPHSEAGTADVRRIFAEVLEQDDVGNTDTFVSLGGDSLSYVAASVRLEQALGYLPRGWHLMPVCELSPSPAPHETPGQVPPSGNPVPETPRGASGWRRRVLAPMETGIVLRAVAIICIVSTHIGFFHWQGTAHVLMAVAGYNFARFQLSGPRTARLRRQLRSVARIVVPSVAVIGLAFAVTDKYSWYNVFLLNPLLGPEGWTDHSRFWFVEILVHILIGLAAVLAIPAVDRAVRRWPWAFGLALVAVDVPLLFGLVESRYPGQGPVLWLFGLGWAAAASRTLWQKAAVTAVALLVTPACFDNPYRTATILAGCLILLWVPTLRVPRGLHRITALLASASLHIYVTHWLVYPLVDPVDKGLAVLASLACGVLYWILATRAMGFGERWMKRRRLEARATRSSV, from the coding sequence GTGACCACATACACAGAGCTGGCCGGAGTCTCCTTTGCCGCACAGCTGGCCCGCTTCGGCGACCGCACTGCCGTCAGCACCAATAAAGAGACGCTGAGCTACCGCGAACTGGCCCGCCGCGTGGAGGATGTGGCCCGGTCCTTCGGGCCCCACCGCAGGCTGGTTGCCCTCGAGGCGGAGAACACGCTGCCCTCGCTCGTTGCCTACCTCGCGGCCCTGCAATCCGGCAATCCGCTGCTGATCCTGCCCGCTGGCGGCGGCTCAGCCGGGGAGGCACTCGAGGCGGCCTATGATCCGGACGTTGTGGTCCGCGCGTCGGACGGTGAAGCGGTCCTGGACGTGCGCCGCGAACAAAGCCACCACGATCTGCACCCCGAGCTGGCGCTGCTGCTGAGCACGTCCGGGTCCACTGGCTCGCCCAAGCTGGTCCGGCTTTCCGCGGACAGCATCCAGGCCAATGCCGCCGCCATCGCCCAGTACCTGCAGCTGCGTCCCAGCGACACCGCCGCCACCACGCTCCCCCTCTCCTACTGCTACGGAATGAGCGTGGTGAACAGCCATCTCCTGGCGGGGGCGTCCCTGGCATTGACGGATCTTTCCGTGGTGGACCCGTGCTTCTGGGAGCTCGTCCGCACCGAAAACGTGACGTCCTTCGCCGCGGTGCCCTACACCTTCGACCTGCTGGACCACGTGGGCTTCGCGGACATGGACGTGCCCAGCCTGCGCTACATCACGCAGGCCGGAGGGCGCCTCGCTCCTGACCGCGTCCGCTCCTACGCCGAGTTGGGCCGGCGGCAGGGGTGGGACCTGTTTGTGATGTACGGCCAGACCGAGGCCACAGCCAGGATGGCCTACCTCCCGCCGGACCAGGCCGCGGAGAATCCCCATGCCATCGGCGTGCCTGTGCCGGGCGGGTCCTTCCGGCTTGAGCCGGTCCCCGGTCTCGAGGCCTGCGAGCTGGTGTACGCCGGACCCAACGTGATGCTGGGGTACGCCGAACAGCCCGAGGACCTCGGCCTGGGGCGGGTCATCACGGAGCTTCACACCGGCGACCTCGCCCGCCGCAGCCCGGATGGGCTCTACGAGATTGTTGGCCGGCGCAGCCGTTTCGTGAAAATCGTGGGGCTCCGGGTGGATCTGGGGCAGGTGGAACGGATACTTGCCGATCTGGGCGTAACCGCTGCCGCCGCCGGCTCTGACCAGGCGGTGGTGGCCGCGGCCGAAGGCGACCACGACCTGTCCCTGATCGCCAAAACCCTGGCGCAGGACCTGGGCCTGCCGCGCGCCGCCGTCGAACTCTTTGCCGTGGAAGCCATCCCGCGCCTTGCCAACGGGAAGCCGGACTATCCCGCCGTCGCCGCCCTGGCGGGCGAAAAGGAGGACGACGGCGGCCGGCCCGCTGCTGCGCCGCATTCCGAGGCAGGTACTGCTGACGTCCGGCGCATCTTCGCGGAGGTTCTCGAACAGGACGACGTGGGCAACACTGACACGTTCGTTTCCCTGGGCGGCGATTCACTGTCCTACGTCGCGGCGTCCGTCCGGCTGGAGCAGGCGCTCGGATACCTTCCCCGGGGCTGGCACCTGATGCCGGTCTGTGAACTTTCGCCCTCGCCTGCGCCGCACGAGACGCCCGGCCAGGTCCCGCCGTCGGGCAATCCCGTCCCGGAAACGCCGCGCGGGGCGTCCGGCTGGCGGCGGAGGGTGCTTGCGCCGATGGAGACGGGGATTGTGCTCCGCGCCGTCGCCATCATCTGCATTGTCTCCACGCATATCGGCTTCTTCCACTGGCAAGGCACTGCCCACGTCCTGATGGCCGTGGCCGGCTATAACTTTGCCCGCTTCCAGCTCTCCGGGCCGCGCACTGCACGGCTGCGGCGGCAGCTGCGGAGCGTCGCGCGGATTGTGGTGCCCAGCGTCGCGGTGATCGGCCTCGCGTTCGCGGTGACGGACAAATATTCCTGGTACAACGTGTTCCTGCTGAACCCCCTGCTGGGGCCGGAGGGGTGGACCGACCATTCCCGTTTTTGGTTTGTGGAGATCCTGGTCCACATCCTGATCGGGCTCGCTGCGGTGCTGGCGATCCCTGCTGTTGACCGGGCCGTGCGCCGGTGGCCTTGGGCCTTCGGGCTGGCCCTGGTAGCGGTTGATGTGCCGCTGCTTTTTGGCCTCGTGGAAAGCCGCTATCCCGGCCAGGGCCCGGTGCTGTGGCTGTTCGGGCTGGGATGGGCAGCGGCCGCGTCCCGGACGTTGTGGCAGAAGGCGGCCGTGACGGCGGTTGCGCTCCTGGTCACGCCGGCGTGCTTCGACAACCCCTACCGGACCGCGACGATCCTGGCGGGCTGCCTCATCCTGCTCTGGGTGCCCACCCTCCGCGTGCCGCGCGGACTTCACCGGATCACCGCGCTGCTGGCGAGCGCGTCCCTGCACATCTACGTCACGCACTGGCTGGTGTACCCGCTGGTGGATCCGGTGGACAAGGGGCTCGCCGTCCTGGCGTCCCTGGCCTGCGGGGTCCTTTACTGGATCCTGGCCACCCGGGCGATGGGCTTCGGTGAAAGGTGGATGAAGCGGCGGCGCTTGGAGGCCCGCGCCACCCGCTCAAGCGTTTAG
- a CDS encoding ABC transporter permease — MADLAALVPTLVAVAILMALTVAVLRGARTPSYLAPALAILRGAAQLALISLVLGGIISDPLWVAMALLVMFTVAAVTATRRLTWSWQRFPVVAGTMAAGITVTLAVVFGTGAIEFTPRYVLAVGGIVIGNCMTISVLAGRRFFEAVREQWDQVEGWLALGATARRATLTQARYSVHAALIPSTDQTKTTGLVTLPGAFVGAIFGGASPLEAGRFQVVVLASIMAAGALTAVALIRSLGAVKVRPEPF; from the coding sequence ATGGCCGACCTCGCTGCCTTGGTGCCCACTCTCGTGGCAGTGGCCATCCTGATGGCACTCACCGTTGCCGTCCTCCGGGGCGCGCGCACGCCGTCGTACCTTGCCCCCGCCCTGGCCATCCTCCGCGGCGCCGCCCAGCTCGCCCTCATCAGCCTGGTGCTGGGCGGCATCATCAGCGATCCGCTGTGGGTGGCGATGGCACTGCTGGTGATGTTCACGGTGGCTGCCGTCACCGCAACCCGCAGGCTGACGTGGTCCTGGCAGCGGTTTCCCGTGGTGGCAGGGACCATGGCCGCGGGCATCACGGTGACTCTCGCCGTCGTGTTCGGCACGGGGGCCATCGAGTTCACGCCGCGGTACGTCCTCGCCGTCGGCGGCATTGTGATCGGCAACTGCATGACCATCTCGGTGCTGGCAGGGCGGCGCTTTTTTGAAGCCGTCCGCGAGCAATGGGACCAGGTGGAAGGCTGGCTGGCGCTGGGAGCCACGGCCCGGCGGGCCACATTAACCCAGGCGCGCTACTCGGTGCATGCCGCCCTGATCCCCTCCACCGACCAGACCAAAACCACCGGCCTGGTGACCTTGCCCGGCGCGTTTGTGGGTGCGATCTTCGGCGGCGCGTCCCCCTTGGAGGCCGGCCGGTTCCAGGTGGTGGTGCTGGCATCAATCATGGCGGCCGGTGCCCTCACCGCCGTCGCACTCATCCGCTCCCTCGGCGCCGTAAAGGTGCGGCCGGAACCGTTCTAG
- a CDS encoding ArsR/SmtB family transcription factor gives MNADSSACALSADSQYVELAVEVFAMLADATRVRIILALRDGEMAVGELAEVVGKTPAAVSQHLAKMRLARMVSPRQDGTRVLYRLENEHARQLVADAIFQAEHALGGEPAHHRRERKADA, from the coding sequence ATGAATGCAGATAGCAGTGCTTGCGCGTTGAGCGCGGACAGCCAGTACGTGGAGCTGGCCGTCGAGGTCTTCGCCATGCTGGCCGACGCCACCCGTGTCCGGATCATCCTGGCCCTGCGCGACGGCGAGATGGCCGTCGGTGAGCTGGCCGAAGTGGTGGGCAAAACACCGGCCGCAGTGTCCCAGCACCTCGCCAAGATGCGCCTGGCCCGGATGGTCTCCCCGCGCCAGGACGGTACCAGGGTTCTGTACCGGCTGGAAAACGAGCATGCGCGCCAGCTGGTGGCAGACGCGATTTTCCAGGCCGAGCACGCTCTCGGCGGCGAGCCGGCACACCACCGCCGCGAGCGGAAGGCAGACGCATGA
- a CDS encoding SGNH/GDSL hydrolase family protein — protein MSLRVRAGMAAGTAALLVVTAGCTSAGPGTQASAAPPVRIVVIGDSLSTGYGTSPNQAWPKLLQQAHLNGKRPVQVTNAAENGSGYLVAGEDGNTFSTEVEVAVGPDTDVVVFFGSDNDWGADPEELREAAASTFAAASSRAPQAVLVAVGPLSGSEEPDPVLAEVRDSTASAAQNMGVQFIDPIADQWLNGRADVLLGPDGEHPSASGQKFLRDKMKGILGAAVAG, from the coding sequence TTGTCGCTTCGCGTACGGGCCGGGATGGCCGCCGGCACTGCCGCGCTCCTTGTTGTGACCGCCGGCTGCACTTCGGCCGGACCAGGGACGCAGGCGTCCGCCGCGCCCCCGGTCCGGATTGTCGTGATCGGGGACTCGCTGAGCACCGGATATGGAACCTCGCCGAACCAGGCATGGCCCAAGCTCCTGCAGCAGGCGCACCTGAACGGCAAACGGCCGGTGCAGGTCACCAATGCCGCGGAGAACGGCAGCGGCTACCTGGTTGCCGGTGAAGACGGGAACACCTTCAGCACGGAAGTCGAGGTGGCCGTGGGCCCCGACACGGACGTCGTCGTCTTTTTTGGATCGGACAACGATTGGGGAGCAGACCCCGAGGAGCTCCGGGAAGCCGCCGCCTCAACGTTCGCCGCCGCATCATCCCGGGCCCCGCAGGCGGTTCTCGTGGCGGTGGGTCCCCTGTCCGGAAGCGAAGAACCAGACCCGGTGCTGGCTGAAGTGCGGGACTCAACCGCCTCCGCTGCGCAGAACATGGGGGTGCAGTTCATCGATCCCATTGCCGACCAATGGCTCAACGGCCGCGCCGACGTTCTGTTGGGACCTGATGGTGAACACCCCAGCGCTTCCGGGCAAAAGTTCCTGCGGGACAAGATGAAGGGAATCCTCGGCGCTGCTGTAGCAGGCTGA
- a CDS encoding cation diffusion facilitator family transporter encodes MSRQEHLHEHASAEHDHGHPHEPDHPHDHEPDHPHDHGHDHDHGHSHAHKPGHDHDHDHGHDHDHGHDHGHDHDHGHDHHHHGGFKGWLFELFVPHTHDAADSIDDAMEASVEGIRALKISLFLLLGTTVLQFLVVLVSGSVALLADTIHNFSDALTAVPLWVAFILGRRAATRRYTYGFGRAEDLAGLFIVAVVALSAVVAAWQSVDRLLHPQPLTNLWWVFAAGLIGFAGNEAVAIYRIRVGRRIGSAALVADGVHARTDGFTSLAVVFGAVGVMLGFPLADPIVGLLISAAILVLLWGTVRSIGRRLMDGIEPELVDTAQQALEGTPGVLAVPHLQLRWSGHRLQGAATLVMNDGVTLASAEQVTREAAHRLKHALPKADHMVLTPSGASIQ; translated from the coding sequence ATGAGCAGGCAGGAGCATCTTCACGAGCACGCAAGCGCCGAGCATGATCATGGGCATCCTCACGAGCCGGACCACCCGCATGACCACGAGCCGGACCACCCGCATGACCACGGGCACGACCACGACCACGGGCACAGCCACGCGCATAAGCCTGGCCACGATCATGATCATGACCACGGGCATGACCATGACCATGGCCATGACCACGGGCATGACCATGACCATGGCCATGACCACCATCACCATGGCGGTTTCAAGGGCTGGCTCTTCGAGCTGTTCGTCCCGCACACGCACGATGCCGCCGACTCCATCGACGACGCCATGGAAGCCAGCGTCGAAGGTATCCGGGCACTGAAGATCAGCCTGTTCCTGCTCCTGGGCACCACAGTCCTGCAGTTCCTCGTGGTGCTGGTCAGCGGATCCGTGGCGCTGCTGGCGGACACCATCCACAACTTCTCAGACGCCCTCACCGCGGTTCCGCTGTGGGTCGCCTTCATCCTGGGCCGCCGCGCCGCCACCCGCCGCTACACCTACGGCTTCGGCCGGGCGGAGGACCTCGCGGGCCTGTTCATCGTCGCCGTCGTTGCCCTGTCCGCCGTCGTGGCAGCCTGGCAATCCGTGGACCGGCTCCTGCACCCCCAGCCGCTGACCAACCTGTGGTGGGTCTTCGCCGCAGGCCTGATCGGCTTCGCCGGCAACGAGGCAGTGGCCATCTACCGCATCAGGGTGGGCCGCCGGATCGGATCCGCCGCCCTCGTGGCCGACGGCGTGCACGCCCGCACCGACGGCTTCACCTCCCTGGCCGTGGTGTTCGGCGCCGTCGGCGTGATGCTCGGCTTCCCGCTGGCCGACCCCATCGTTGGCCTCCTGATCTCCGCGGCCATCCTCGTCCTCTTGTGGGGGACGGTCCGCAGCATCGGGCGGCGGCTGATGGATGGCATTGAACCGGAGCTGGTGGACACAGCCCAGCAGGCCCTCGAGGGCACGCCGGGAGTCCTTGCCGTGCCGCATCTGCAGCTGCGGTGGTCAGGTCACCGCCTGCAGGGCGCGGCAACCCTGGTGATGAACGACGGCGTGACGCTGGCTTCCGCCGAGCAGGTCACCCGGGAAGCCGCGCACCGCCTGAAGCATGCCCTGCCCAAGGCGGACCACATGGTCCTCACCCCCTCCGGCGCCAGCATCCAATAG
- a CDS encoding cupin domain-containing protein: MAGEAVKALEAKSFDEPDERRRPPKTAVDVVNIGDTTLGRFTFEPGWRWSETIKTVVHTDSCQVNHVGICAAGTLTVQMDDGARATVTAGHAYTIPAGHDAWVEGDEAFVAYEIMSAAAFAKPA, translated from the coding sequence ATGGCCGGAGAAGCAGTCAAAGCCCTTGAGGCGAAGTCGTTCGACGAACCCGACGAACGGCGCCGTCCGCCCAAGACCGCCGTCGATGTGGTCAACATCGGAGACACCACTTTGGGCAGGTTTACTTTTGAGCCGGGCTGGCGGTGGTCCGAGACCATCAAGACCGTGGTGCACACGGACAGTTGCCAGGTCAATCACGTCGGGATCTGCGCTGCCGGAACGCTGACGGTTCAAATGGATGACGGCGCCCGGGCCACGGTCACTGCGGGCCACGCCTACACCATTCCGGCCGGCCATGACGCGTGGGTGGAAGGCGACGAGGCATTCGTGGCTTACGAAATCATGAGCGCGGCTGCCTTTGCCAAGCCTGCCTAG